A single region of the Bdellovibrionales bacterium CG10_big_fil_rev_8_21_14_0_10_45_34 genome encodes:
- a CDS encoding hydroxymethylglutaryl-CoA lyase (catalyzes the formation of acetoacetate and acetyl-CoA from 3-hydroxy-3-methylglutaryl-CoA), whose product MGPRDGLQNEAAYLRTEEKVEFVKRLYQSGLRQIEIAAFVSPKWVPQMADSRQVATKVLRWARAKAKDSSNLSIKNFSALVPNAIGAQAAIDAGLKRVAFFMSASEGFSQANTNCSVTESLERFSKIIETVRGRGVQVRGYLSVCFFCPFDGAVDPKKVVRLSQTLLKKGCYEVSIGDTIGAATPGHVERLIKILKTSQVDINKIAMHFHDTRGTALANALKAYEMGVRTFDASVGGLGGCPYAPGAAGNVGTEDLVYMFEGMGINTGIDLPQLRRTKDWISKKVGRELPSRVSRVGLPRGW is encoded by the coding sequence ATGGGACCAAGAGATGGTCTTCAAAACGAGGCCGCTTACTTGCGTACCGAAGAGAAAGTGGAGTTTGTTAAGCGACTTTACCAAAGTGGTCTTCGGCAGATAGAAATCGCCGCGTTTGTTTCACCCAAGTGGGTTCCGCAAATGGCGGATTCGCGCCAAGTAGCGACGAAGGTACTTCGCTGGGCAAGGGCAAAAGCAAAGGACAGTTCAAATCTGTCTATTAAGAATTTTAGCGCGTTGGTTCCCAATGCGATTGGAGCGCAAGCGGCTATCGATGCTGGCTTAAAAAGAGTCGCCTTTTTCATGTCGGCTTCGGAGGGTTTTTCTCAAGCGAACACCAATTGCTCTGTCACTGAGAGCCTTGAGAGATTCAGTAAAATAATTGAAACCGTTCGCGGTAGGGGAGTTCAGGTAAGAGGCTATTTGAGTGTTTGTTTTTTTTGCCCCTTTGATGGGGCCGTTGACCCGAAAAAGGTAGTCAGACTTAGTCAAACTCTGCTGAAGAAGGGGTGCTACGAAGTCTCGATTGGAGATACGATAGGTGCGGCAACCCCAGGTCATGTGGAGAGATTAATAAAAATTTTAAAAACGTCTCAGGTAGATATTAATAAGATTGCCATGCACTTTCATGATACCCGAGGCACAGCGCTTGCGAATGCGCTTAAAGCTTATGAAATGGGCGTAAGGACTTTCGACGCAAGTGTGGGTGGTCTTGGGGGGTGCCCGTACGCGCCCGGAGCTGCAGGTAACGTTGGAACTGAAGACTTAGTCTATATGTTTGAAGGAATGGGTATCAATACCGGCATTGATTTGCCTCAGTTGAGACGAACAAAAGATTGGATTTCAAAAAAAGTGGGTCGTGAACTCCCCTCGCGCGTCAGCCGGGTAGGGCTTCCGCGAGGATGGTAG